Proteins encoded by one window of Rouxiella chamberiensis:
- the hisG gene encoding ATP phosphoribosyltransferase, whose amino-acid sequence MLDKNRLRIAMQKSGRLSDESRELLARCGIKINLQEQRLIAFAENMEIDILRVRDDDIPGLVMDGVVDLGIIGENVLEEELLSRRAQGEDPRYFTLRRLDFGGCRLSLATPLDFDYTGPQSLGNKRIATSYPHILKQYFDKKGLDFKSCLLNGSVEVAPRAGLADAICDLVSTGATLEANGLKEDEVIYRSKACLIQRDGEMPQSKQLLIDKLMTRIQGVIQARESKYIMLHAPSAQLDEIIALLPGAERPTILPLANDKQRVAMHMVSSETLFWETMEKLKALGASSILVLPIEKMME is encoded by the coding sequence ATGTTGGACAAGAACCGTTTACGTATCGCGATGCAAAAATCAGGTCGCCTGAGCGACGAATCCCGCGAGCTGCTGGCCCGCTGCGGGATCAAAATCAACCTGCAGGAGCAGCGCCTGATTGCCTTCGCCGAAAACATGGAAATCGACATCCTGCGTGTACGTGATGACGACATCCCGGGTCTGGTGATGGACGGTGTGGTCGACCTCGGCATTATCGGTGAAAACGTGCTGGAAGAAGAGTTGCTGAGCCGTCGCGCCCAGGGCGAAGACCCGCGTTACTTCACCCTGCGCCGTCTGGATTTCGGCGGTTGCCGTCTGTCGCTGGCCACCCCGCTGGACTTCGACTATACCGGCCCGCAGAGCCTCGGCAACAAACGTATCGCCACTTCTTATCCACACATCCTCAAGCAATACTTCGACAAAAAGGGCCTCGACTTCAAATCCTGTCTGCTAAACGGTTCGGTAGAAGTGGCTCCTCGCGCCGGTCTGGCCGATGCCATCTGTGATCTTGTTTCTACCGGCGCAACCCTTGAAGCCAACGGCCTCAAGGAAGACGAAGTTATCTACCGCTCCAAAGCCTGTCTTATCCAGCGTGACGGTGAAATGCCGCAGTCCAAGCAGCTGCTGATTGACAAGTTGATGACCCGCATTCAGGGCGTTATTCAGGCGCGTGAATCGAAATACATCATGTTGCATGCTCCAAGCGCCCAGCTGGACGAAATCATCGCCCTGCTGCCGGGAGCCGAACGTCCGACCATTTTGCCGCTGGCCAACGACAAGCAACGCGTGGCGATGCACATGGTAAGCAGCGAAACGCTGTTCTGGGAAACCATGGAAAAACTGAAAGCGCTGGGCGCCAGCTCGATTCTGGTATTACCCATTGAAAAGATGATGGAGTAA
- a CDS encoding amino acid ABC transporter ATP-binding protein translates to MTMTDTPASRVETPAFHGASVEIRDLTLAFGDIQVLRNVSLNVAPGTTTCIIGPSGSGKSTLLRGINRLHEPQSGDVLVSGRSVLKDKPDALRLRIGMVFQHFNLFPDHTALENVAMAPWKIKKLPKAVAYKLAAERLKEVGLEQRADHRPRYLSGGQQQRVAIARALAMDPEVMLFDEATSALDPELVKGVLNLMADLCRRGMTMIVVTHEMGFARKVADQVVFMDEGEIVEAGTPEQIFDRPQSARLQRFLSEVL, encoded by the coding sequence ATGACGATGACAGACACGCCTGCTTCCCGCGTTGAAACGCCTGCCTTTCATGGCGCCAGTGTGGAAATCCGTGATTTGACCCTGGCATTCGGCGACATTCAGGTGCTGCGTAACGTTTCACTCAACGTCGCGCCCGGCACCACAACCTGCATTATCGGGCCGTCGGGTTCTGGAAAATCCACGCTGCTGCGCGGCATTAACCGGCTGCACGAGCCACAGTCCGGCGATGTGCTCGTCTCGGGGCGGTCGGTACTGAAAGACAAACCTGACGCTCTGCGTCTGCGCATCGGCATGGTGTTTCAACATTTCAATCTTTTCCCGGACCACACCGCGCTGGAAAACGTGGCGATGGCCCCCTGGAAAATCAAGAAGCTGCCGAAAGCCGTGGCCTATAAGCTGGCCGCCGAGCGACTGAAAGAGGTAGGTCTCGAGCAGCGCGCCGATCATCGTCCGCGTTATCTCTCGGGCGGACAGCAGCAGCGCGTGGCGATTGCGCGCGCGCTGGCGATGGATCCCGAAGTGATGTTGTTTGACGAAGCCACCTCCGCACTGGATCCCGAACTGGTAAAAGGTGTGTTGAATTTAATGGCGGACCTGTGCCGCCGGGGCATGACCATGATTGTCGTCACGCATGAGATGGGCTTTGCCCGTAAAGTGGCGGATCAGGTGGTGTTTATGGATGAAGGGGAAATCGTCGAAGCCGGTACACCCGAGCAGATTTTTGACCGTCCGCAGTCTGCGCGTCTTCAGCGCTTTTTATCCGAGGTGCTGTGA
- the hisD gene encoding histidinol dehydrogenase codes for MQANGFSTPIDWQACDAQQRRELLTRPAIAASGSITETVTEILTRVRNEGDVALREYCARFDKTDVDQIRVTAEQIEQASARLGDDVKQAMAVAVRNIETFHVAQKLPVVDIETQPGVRCQQITRPIASVGLYIPGGSAPLPSTVLMLATPARIAGCQKVILCSPPPIADEILYAAKLCGVTEVYQLGGAQAIAAMAFGTESVPKVAKIFGPGNAFVTEAKRQVSQHLNGAAIDMPAGPSEVLVIADAGATPDFVASDLLSQAEHGPDSQVILLTPDLGMANAVATAVENQLQSLSRSGIARKALESSRLIVTRDLAQCVEISNAYGPEHLILQTREPEALVDSITSAGSVFLGDWSPESAGDYASGTNHVLPTYGYTATSSSLGLADFQKRMTVQQLTPAGLLALAPTIETLAQAEQLTAHKNAVTLRVAALMERK; via the coding sequence ATGCAAGCCAACGGTTTCTCTACCCCCATTGACTGGCAAGCCTGTGACGCGCAGCAGCGCCGCGAGTTACTGACGCGCCCGGCTATCGCCGCCTCGGGCAGCATTACCGAAACGGTGACGGAAATCCTGACCCGCGTGCGCAACGAAGGCGATGTCGCGCTGCGTGAATACTGTGCGCGTTTCGATAAAACCGACGTCGATCAGATTCGTGTCACCGCCGAGCAGATTGAGCAGGCATCGGCGCGTCTGGGCGATGATGTGAAGCAGGCGATGGCCGTCGCCGTGCGCAATATCGAGACTTTCCACGTCGCGCAGAAACTGCCGGTTGTGGATATCGAAACCCAGCCGGGTGTGCGCTGCCAGCAGATTACGCGCCCGATTGCCTCCGTCGGCCTCTATATTCCCGGCGGGTCTGCCCCGCTGCCGTCCACGGTATTGATGTTGGCGACTCCGGCGCGCATCGCCGGATGCCAGAAAGTGATTCTGTGTTCGCCGCCGCCGATTGCCGATGAAATTCTGTATGCCGCCAAACTGTGCGGCGTCACCGAGGTGTATCAACTCGGCGGCGCGCAGGCGATTGCCGCCATGGCATTCGGCACTGAAAGTGTGCCGAAAGTGGCGAAAATCTTTGGTCCGGGCAATGCCTTTGTGACGGAAGCCAAACGTCAGGTCAGCCAGCACCTGAACGGCGCGGCTATCGACATGCCCGCCGGTCCCTCCGAAGTGCTGGTGATTGCCGATGCAGGCGCCACGCCCGATTTCGTGGCCTCCGACTTGCTGTCGCAGGCAGAGCACGGCCCTGACTCGCAGGTCATTCTGCTGACGCCGGACCTCGGGATGGCCAACGCGGTGGCTACCGCGGTTGAAAATCAGCTGCAAAGCCTGTCGCGCAGCGGGATTGCCCGCAAGGCGCTGGAGAGCAGCCGCCTGATAGTTACCCGAGATCTGGCGCAGTGTGTCGAAATCAGCAACGCCTACGGCCCCGAGCACCTGATTTTGCAAACCCGCGAACCGGAAGCGCTGGTCGACAGCATCACCAGCGCAGGATCAGTCTTCCTCGGCGACTGGTCCCCGGAATCGGCGGGTGATTATGCTTCCGGCACCAATCACGTACTCCCGACCTATGGCTATACGGCGACCAGTTCCAGTCTGGGTCTGGCCGATTTCCAGAAACGGATGACCGTTCAGCAATTGACACCGGCCGGCCTGCTGGCACTGGCGCCGACCATTGAAACCCTGGCTCAGGCCGAGCAGTTGACCGCACACAAAAATGCCGTCACGCTGCGCGTTGCCGCCCTGATGGAGCGTAAATAA
- a CDS encoding SDR family oxidoreductase: MKKVSIIGLGWLGMPLAMALSARGYQVVGSKTTLDGVEAARMSGIECYQLNFTPGVTMECDADDLDVLLNVDALIITLPARRTVEGSELYFQAVQMLVDSALAHNVPRMIFTSSTSVYGDVEGMVRETSPLLPVTSSGKVLKELEEWFHQLPNTSVDVLRLAGLVGAERHPGRFLAGKTDVKGANHGVNLVHQDDVVAAVQLLLSLPRGGHTYNLCAPAHPAKQQFYPLSARKLGLPEPTFAPEPADSTGKLVDGSRIVKELGFEYQYPDPERMPLN, from the coding sequence ATGAAGAAGGTATCGATCATTGGATTAGGCTGGCTTGGCATGCCGCTGGCCATGGCGCTTAGCGCCCGTGGTTATCAGGTGGTGGGCAGCAAGACAACGCTTGACGGCGTGGAAGCCGCCCGTATGAGCGGCATCGAATGCTATCAGCTTAACTTCACTCCGGGCGTCACGATGGAGTGCGATGCCGACGACCTTGATGTGTTGCTCAACGTCGATGCGCTTATCATCACCTTACCGGCGCGTCGCACCGTTGAGGGCAGCGAACTCTATTTTCAGGCGGTACAAATGCTGGTGGACAGCGCGTTGGCGCACAATGTTCCCCGCATGATTTTCACCAGTTCGACATCCGTTTATGGCGATGTCGAGGGCATGGTGCGCGAAACATCGCCGCTCCTGCCGGTGACGTCAAGCGGCAAGGTGCTCAAGGAGCTGGAAGAGTGGTTCCACCAGTTGCCGAACACCTCCGTCGACGTGCTGCGTCTTGCCGGACTGGTGGGTGCCGAACGTCATCCGGGGCGTTTTCTGGCCGGTAAAACCGACGTTAAAGGTGCAAACCACGGCGTCAATCTGGTGCATCAGGACGATGTGGTTGCGGCAGTGCAGTTGCTGCTTTCGCTGCCGCGTGGAGGCCATACGTACAATCTCTGCGCACCGGCACATCCGGCCAAGCAGCAGTTTTACCCGCTGTCGGCCAGAAAACTCGGCCTGCCCGAACCCACATTCGCGCCCGAACCTGCCGACTCAACGGGTAAACTGGTCGATGGCAGCCGTATCGTGAAAGAGCTGGGGTTCGAATACCAGTATCCCGATCCCGAGCGTATGCCGTTGAACTAA
- the hisC gene encoding histidinol-phosphate transaminase, with translation MTDNSKSIVSLARENVQQLTPYQSARRLGGNGDVWLNANEYATAPRFELTAQTLNRYPESQPVEVVRRYAAYAKVQPEQVLVCRGADESIELLIRAFCEPGKDAILYCPPTYGMYSVSAETFGVEGRTVMAKADWQLDVPAIEQALDGVKLVYICSPNNPTGQLINPDDIRAVLEMTRGKAVVAVDEAYIEFCPQATVSGWLEDYPHLAILRTLSKAFALAGLRCGFTLANVELIDVLNKVIAPYPLATPVADIAAQALSDEGLAVMRQRVAEVTETRQWLQQELEDCDCVEEVFTSEANYLLVRMTASASVFKTLWNQGIILRDQNRQPSLSGCLRITIGTRQECQRVLDALRPLPGASSSVNENRCASKEPM, from the coding sequence ATGACTGACAACAGTAAGAGCATCGTATCTCTGGCGCGTGAAAACGTGCAGCAGCTGACTCCCTATCAGTCGGCGCGCCGCCTGGGCGGTAACGGTGACGTCTGGCTCAACGCCAACGAATACGCGACAGCCCCGCGCTTCGAGCTGACCGCGCAAACGTTAAACCGCTATCCTGAAAGCCAGCCCGTGGAAGTCGTGCGTCGCTATGCCGCCTATGCCAAGGTGCAGCCCGAACAGGTTTTAGTCTGCCGGGGTGCCGATGAAAGCATCGAACTGCTGATCCGCGCGTTCTGCGAACCGGGCAAGGACGCTATACTTTATTGTCCGCCCACCTACGGCATGTACAGCGTGAGCGCCGAGACGTTTGGCGTCGAAGGCCGTACCGTGATGGCCAAAGCCGACTGGCAGCTGGATGTCCCTGCCATCGAACAGGCACTGGACGGCGTAAAACTGGTCTATATTTGCAGCCCGAACAACCCGACCGGGCAGTTGATTAATCCTGACGATATCCGCGCCGTACTGGAGATGACGCGCGGCAAGGCTGTCGTTGCCGTCGACGAGGCGTATATCGAGTTCTGCCCGCAGGCGACCGTTTCCGGCTGGCTTGAAGATTATCCGCACCTTGCCATTTTGCGTACCCTGTCCAAGGCCTTTGCGCTGGCCGGTCTGCGCTGCGGCTTTACGCTGGCAAACGTTGAACTGATTGACGTGCTGAACAAGGTTATCGCGCCTTATCCCCTCGCCACCCCCGTAGCCGACATCGCCGCACAGGCGTTGAGCGACGAAGGGTTGGCCGTGATGCGCCAGCGCGTGGCAGAAGTGACCGAGACACGCCAATGGTTACAGCAGGAACTCGAAGACTGCGACTGCGTCGAGGAAGTCTTCACCAGCGAAGCCAACTATTTACTGGTACGCATGACTGCGTCGGCAAGCGTATTTAAAACCCTGTGGAATCAAGGTATTATCTTGCGTGATCAAAACAGGCAGCCGAGTCTTTCCGGTTGTCTGCGCATTACCATTGGCACCCGTCAGGAGTGTCAGCGCGTCCTCGACGCCCTTCGTCCGTTACCGGGCGCATCATCATCCGTCAATGAAAACCGTTGCGCCAGCAAGGAGCCTATGTGA
- a CDS encoding NAD(P)/FAD-dependent oxidoreductase: MSVENVNNSAIVLGGGIIGVSSAVHLLRRGVDVTLVTDAALASGASGRSLSWLNSAADRTQEYHAIRMAGIDRYRTLFAQDPSREWLRFDGGLYWGKDRQAETQARYAYETAHGYASQLTGPDTVGKIDSQVNAEAVGEPALFNPGEGWVSLPHLVNFLLVEFHKLGGQLVEHAGQCSVLTDASGKATGIRTNNGESFSADAVLVACGPQTPDVVAPLGVTIPNDSPLSMLVITAPVEDNIKVVMNTPRVALRPNPGKTLALDHDWYESSITRDEQGNYTIPEAVVDELVGEAAKVLAGDKGLKAASWKIGLKPIPGDGNPVLGELKSVPHCFVAFTHSGATLGLIVGELLASEIASGKKHPMLATFRPERFDV, from the coding sequence ATGTCAGTTGAAAATGTAAACAACAGTGCCATTGTTCTGGGTGGCGGCATTATTGGCGTCTCGAGCGCCGTCCACTTGCTGCGCCGTGGCGTGGACGTCACCTTAGTGACCGATGCGGCACTGGCGTCGGGCGCATCGGGCCGTTCACTGTCATGGCTGAACTCGGCCGCCGACCGCACTCAGGAATACCACGCTATCCGCATGGCCGGGATTGACCGCTACCGCACGCTGTTTGCCCAGGATCCCTCTCGCGAGTGGCTCCGTTTCGATGGCGGACTGTATTGGGGCAAAGACAGGCAGGCGGAGACGCAGGCGCGTTATGCCTATGAAACGGCACACGGTTACGCCTCGCAGTTAACCGGGCCAGATACAGTGGGCAAGATAGATTCGCAGGTGAATGCCGAGGCCGTAGGTGAACCTGCCCTGTTCAATCCGGGCGAGGGCTGGGTGAGCCTGCCGCATCTGGTCAATTTCCTGCTGGTCGAGTTCCATAAACTCGGCGGTCAACTGGTGGAACATGCGGGTCAATGCTCGGTGTTGACCGATGCCAGCGGCAAGGCTACGGGTATTCGCACCAACAATGGCGAGAGCTTTAGCGCCGACGCGGTGCTGGTGGCCTGTGGTCCGCAAACCCCTGACGTCGTCGCTCCGCTCGGCGTGACCATTCCGAACGATTCTCCGCTGTCGATGCTGGTGATAACCGCGCCGGTCGAAGACAACATCAAGGTGGTGATGAATACGCCGCGTGTCGCGCTGCGCCCGAATCCGGGCAAGACACTGGCGCTGGACCACGACTGGTACGAATCTTCCATTACCCGTGATGAACAGGGCAACTACACCATTCCCGAGGCGGTGGTCGATGAACTGGTCGGCGAAGCGGCAAAAGTGCTGGCAGGCGACAAGGGACTGAAAGCGGCAAGCTGGAAGATTGGGTTAAAGCCGATTCCGGGTGACGGCAATCCGGTACTGGGTGAACTGAAAAGCGTACCTCATTGCTTTGTGGCCTTCACCCATTCGGGCGCGACCCTCGGGCTTATCGTAGGCGAACTGCTGGCCAGCGAAATCGCCAGCGGCAAGAAACACCCGATGCTGGCGACCTTCCGGCCGGAACGTTTTGACGTTTAA
- a CDS encoding ABC transporter ATP-binding protein: MHPNYPHITLSAIDIHKSFGENEVLKGISLDARKGDVISILGASGSGKSTFLRCINLLETPDSGTIAVGGDIIHMKRDARGVQQPVSRRQVEGIRSRLGMVFQDFNLWSHMTALENVMEGPRYVLKRPRKTCIEQAEALLEKVGLFERKDYYPSQLSGGQKQRVAIARALAMDPEVMLFDEPTSALDPERVGEVLKVMRSLAEEGRTMLVVTHEMAFARSVSSQVVFLHQGAIDCKGAPRALFGSEGSPRFQQFISPHLQSA; this comes from the coding sequence ATGCACCCGAATTATCCGCACATCACGCTGTCAGCAATCGACATTCATAAATCCTTTGGCGAAAACGAGGTGCTGAAAGGCATTTCGCTCGATGCGCGAAAGGGAGATGTCATCTCGATTCTCGGGGCCAGTGGTTCCGGAAAGAGCACCTTTCTGCGCTGCATCAATCTCCTTGAAACGCCCGATTCCGGCACGATTGCGGTTGGCGGCGACATTATTCACATGAAGCGCGATGCGCGTGGCGTTCAGCAACCGGTGAGTCGTCGACAGGTCGAGGGGATACGTTCACGGCTTGGCATGGTGTTTCAGGATTTCAATTTGTGGTCGCATATGACGGCATTGGAAAATGTGATGGAAGGGCCGCGATATGTGCTGAAACGTCCGCGAAAAACCTGTATCGAGCAGGCAGAGGCGTTGCTCGAGAAAGTCGGGTTGTTCGAGAGAAAAGATTATTATCCGTCGCAGTTGTCCGGCGGCCAGAAACAACGGGTGGCGATTGCCCGTGCACTGGCGATGGACCCCGAGGTCATGCTGTTTGACGAGCCGACCTCGGCGCTGGACCCGGAGCGGGTAGGCGAAGTGCTCAAAGTGATGCGCAGTCTGGCGGAAGAAGGGCGCACCATGCTGGTGGTAACTCACGAAATGGCTTTTGCCCGCAGCGTGTCCAGTCAGGTGGTGTTTTTACATCAGGGAGCGATTGACTGTAAAGGCGCCCCTCGGGCGCTGTTTGGCTCGGAGGGGTCGCCGCGTTTTCAGCAGTTTATTTCACCTCATCTGCAATCGGCCTGA
- a CDS encoding amino acid ABC transporter permease, with product MSLFEMLSRTFFDFQSMGEVLPQLLKVGLVNTLIISIAATLLGTSIGLILALMGISPSRWLRVPSRIYTDLFRGLPSILTILLIGQGLARYSYELFGPSPYPLGIFALSLIASAYMGEIFRAGIQSVEKGQLEACRALGMSYGRAMRLVIIPQGIRRVLPALVNQFIAIIKDSSLVYLLGLMVNERELFRVGQDAAVLTGNLSPLMLAGLFYLVITVPMTHLVNYVDDRFRTGRRKMTRPVSSLKEVDELQKMDPRGGGSNAFTIERGQ from the coding sequence ATGAGTCTCTTTGAAATGCTTTCCCGCACCTTTTTCGATTTTCAATCGATGGGCGAAGTGTTGCCGCAGTTGCTGAAAGTCGGGCTTGTCAATACGCTCATCATCTCGATAGCCGCGACGCTGCTGGGCACCTCCATTGGCCTGATTCTGGCGCTGATGGGCATTTCACCCTCGCGCTGGCTGCGCGTGCCTTCCCGTATTTACACCGATCTGTTTCGCGGCCTGCCGTCAATTCTCACTATCTTGCTGATAGGTCAGGGGTTGGCGCGCTACAGCTATGAGCTGTTTGGTCCGTCGCCCTATCCGCTTGGCATTTTTGCCCTGAGCCTGATTGCCAGCGCCTACATGGGCGAAATATTTCGCGCCGGAATTCAAAGTGTGGAGAAAGGTCAGCTCGAGGCGTGCCGCGCCCTTGGCATGAGTTATGGCCGCGCCATGCGACTGGTGATTATCCCGCAGGGCATTCGTCGTGTGCTGCCTGCGCTGGTCAATCAGTTTATCGCCATCATCAAGGACTCTTCGCTGGTCTATCTTTTAGGTTTGATGGTCAACGAACGCGAGCTGTTCCGCGTGGGACAAGACGCCGCCGTGCTGACCGGCAACCTGTCGCCGCTGATGCTGGCCGGTTTGTTCTATCTCGTTATTACGGTGCCGATGACGCATCTGGTCAACTATGTCGATGACCGTTTCCGCACGGGACGCCGCAAGATGACGCGACCGGTCAGCAGCCTCAAGGAAGTCGACGAGCTGCAAAAAATGGACCCACGCGGCGGCGGCAGCAACGCCTTCACTATCGAGCGAGGACAATAA